TCTGTTTCTTCGTAAACCAAAGTAATTTGGTCAATTTACTAAGCAATTAATTTTTTACTTCTTATGAAGCAATTGTCACCAATACATTCTAAAGTGCAACTATTGCTGGATCAGAAGCCTACCTATGTCATTTTTCAATCGACTGTCAACGATTTTTGCTGGCCAAACAAAAGATAAACCAGCTATCCAAAAACCTTCCCAAACTGTTACTCCAAAGGTTCAAAAACCTCACAAAGGACAGGTTGCGCAAGTAGATAAAACTAAGCTAAAAAAACTTCAGGAGCAGTATCTTCAAGATGCTAAAACCAAGGCTCGGGAAATTTTAATTGAAGCTAAAGATGAAGCCTTTAAGCTAAAGCAAGAAGCTGAAGAATCGTTACGGGATAAGCGTAAAGAAATTGATGAGCTGCAACAAAAACTTTACCAAACCCAAGCCGATGTTGATCGCAAAGTCGGAACACTAGAAGAGCGGGAACGTCATCAGCAAGCATTACAAAAACAGCTGGATGAGAAGTTTACCGAACTAGAAAAGATCAAAACTGAACAGCTAGAAAAACTAGAGCGAGCTGCTTCTTTAACTCGTGAAGAAGCTAAAAAACTTATCCTAGAAGCAGTCGAGAAAAAGACCAAATCCGATATTGGCCGAATGATTAAAGAAGCTGAAGATGAGGCTCACGAGCAAGCTGAAGAAAAAGCCCGCGATATTATTGTTGAAGCCATGCGACATGGAGCTACTGACTATGTAGCTGAATACACAGTCTCTTCGGTCAAAATTTCTGATGAAGAAATTAAAGGCCGGGTTATTGGTCGGGAAGGCCGGAATATCCGAGCTTTTGAGCAAGCTACTGGAGTAGATGTAGACTTGGATGAAGAAGGCGCAATCAGACTTTCTTGCTTTGATTCAGTGCGGCGTGAAATAGCCAAAGTTGCTTTGGAAAAACTAATTCGAGATGGCCGTATTCAACCTTCTCGAATTGAGGAGGTAGTCGCTAAGACTAAAGAAGAACTAGAACGAGTTATGTATAAAGAAGGCGAAAATCTTTGCCATCGGGTCAAAGTCTACAATTTGCCTCGCGAAATTATGGCTATGCTGGGACGGTTTAAATATCGTTACAGTTATGGTCAAAACCTGATTACCCACACTTTGGAAGAGACTAAAATCGGGATTGCCCTGGCTCAGGAACTTGGTGCCAATGTTAATGTCGTCCGGCTTGGTTGTTTGCTTCATGATATTGGTAAAGTGATTACCGATGAAGAAGGAACTCACGTTCAAGTCGGAGTTGAGTTTTTGAAAAAATATCAAATTCCCAAAGCCGTTATTGATGCTGTAGCTCAACACCATGAAGACGAAGAATTTTCTTCTGTTGAATCAGTTTTGGTTTATATTGCTGATGCGATTTCCGGTGCTAGACCAGGAGCTCGGTATGAAGACTATGAAGGTTATGTCAAACGGATGCAGGAGCTGGAGGAAGCAGCTAGAGGCTTTGAGGGAGTTAAAGAAGCCTTTGCAATTCAAGCTGGTCGTGAGGTTCGAGTAGTGGTCGATCCCAAAGCTCGCAACGATGCTTCGACCTACAAATTAGCTGGAGATATCAGGGATAAAATCAAAAAAGAACTAACCTATCCAGGGTCAGTCAAAGTAACTGTAATCCGGGAATTACGAACCAGCGAGATAGCTAATTAGCTTGTTTATAGACCCAAAACGTTTGATTTTGCTCTTGCAATTATTTTGGCAAGGATGTATATTCTGATGCGTTAGATCATATGCTAAGAGCTCAAACTGGCATTAGGATTATTAAATAAACCATTTTTGGAACAAGGAGGTGTCTACCTATGACAAAATCTCAAATCGTAGAAATTGTAGCTAAACAAGCTAGTCTGACCAAAAAAGCTGCTCGAGAAGCAATTGATGCATTATTGAGTGAAGTTGAGCGAAAATTACAAAAGGGTGAGAAAGTAGTTTTGTCAGGATTTGGAACTTTCAAAGTTACTAAGGTTAAAGATAAAAAAGGCCGCAATCCTCAAACTGGAAACGATTTAGTTATCAAAGGCCATCGAGCTGTCCGCTTTTTAGTTTCTAAATCTTTGAAAAAAGCCGTTAAGTAAATTTTGCTAACGCAATACAAAGAAAATTAAACCCCCGACTAGTGCGGGGGTTTTTGATTATAATAAGGTATATGAAAAAAATCTGGTCTTTATTTAAAATCTATATCCAAAGATTTTTACAATATCGGGCAGAAGGTTTTATTTGGAGTTTGGTTGATATTGTTCCAGCTTTGGCGATGTTGTTTTATTGGAACGAGGCTTTTAAGAGTCAAGCTTTAATTAGTGGCCGCACTAAAGAAGAAATTCTAAGTTATTACTTTATTAACGCTGTGGTGGCAGTTCTTATTATTACTCATCCAGAGCATGATGTAGCTTTTAATATCAATAAAGGCAGATTAAGTAATTTTCTTGTGAAACCAATTTCTTACCATATAATTCCTTTTACTAGTCAGGTAGCCTACAAGTTTAATCGAGCTTTGTTCGCATTGCCAATGTATGCTGTGGTGGCATTTTTGCTTTTTCAAAAATTCACTATCAAGCTTAGTTTACATATTTCTTTAGGAACAGTTATCATTCTCCTTCTTGGTTTTATTTTAATTTTTTTAATCAAATATAGTTTTGGAATCTTAGCT
The window above is part of the Candidatus Beckwithbacteria bacterium genome. Proteins encoded here:
- a CDS encoding HU family DNA-binding protein, whose protein sequence is MTKSQIVEIVAKQASLTKKAAREAIDALLSEVERKLQKGEKVVLSGFGTFKVTKVKDKKGRNPQTGNDLVIKGHRAVRFLVSKSLKKAVK
- the rny gene encoding ribonuclease Y — protein: MSFFNRLSTIFAGQTKDKPAIQKPSQTVTPKVQKPHKGQVAQVDKTKLKKLQEQYLQDAKTKAREILIEAKDEAFKLKQEAEESLRDKRKEIDELQQKLYQTQADVDRKVGTLEERERHQQALQKQLDEKFTELEKIKTEQLEKLERAASLTREEAKKLILEAVEKKTKSDIGRMIKEAEDEAHEQAEEKARDIIVEAMRHGATDYVAEYTVSSVKISDEEIKGRVIGREGRNIRAFEQATGVDVDLDEEGAIRLSCFDSVRREIAKVALEKLIRDGRIQPSRIEEVVAKTKEELERVMYKEGENLCHRVKVYNLPREIMAMLGRFKYRYSYGQNLITHTLEETKIGIALAQELGANVNVVRLGCLLHDIGKVITDEEGTHVQVGVEFLKKYQIPKAVIDAVAQHHEDEEFSSVESVLVYIADAISGARPGARYEDYEGYVKRMQELEEAARGFEGVKEAFAIQAGREVRVVVDPKARNDASTYKLAGDIRDKIKKELTYPGSVKVTVIRELRTSEIAN